The genomic region TCCCCCAGGCTGCTCGGGGGCTGCTGAAGGGGGGTGAGGGTGGGGTGCCCGCTGTCTTTCCCCTCACGACCGGAGGAGTTGGTACGGTCCGTGGGACCCGTACTCCGTGGGGACGCGGGGGTCGCGGCGCCCCCTGGCGGGGCCTGGGGGCTACGTGGGTCCCGTCCCGCGTGGCCGCGCCGTTGAACCGTCAGTAACGGCTGTGCCGAGGGCCCGCCCGCCTTCCCTGCCCTGCGGCAGCCTTCGCTTTAGTAcgtgattttaatttttttttttttttcccctctccctttttaagtttttctcCCGTTGCGGGTGTGGGGGTTTCTGTCTGGATCAGGGGGAAAAGCAGGGCAGCCATGCTTCCTTCCTTCAGTTACGTGACCCATCACACTGGCTTCTGGGGTACTATCAAAAACTCACCAAACGACTTCGTGGTGACAGAAATCGAGGTGCCTCAACCCTTACTGGGGGTTACCGGGGCGGAATCGCCTCAGAAAAGCGGCGAAGCGCTGCCCGAGCAAAGCAGCCCGTGCCTGCAGCAGCCCAAAAGGCTGAAAGCAGCTGAGCCCCCCGCTCCCTGTGCCCAGGGCGGGCCCGGTGGTGCGCCCAGGCCCTCGGAGCATGACCCAGACCGGGTGGGAAGTGACTGTCCCGCAACCCCTAACAAAAGCCAGCATGAGAGTGAACCTGACCTGAAGCCTGGCCTGCGGGAAGAAAGGGTGTTGGATTCCTTACTAGGCAACCCTATGAGTGAACTGCTTAATAAATTTGCTTCCGATTTGAAGGACGCCTGGGATTTGGAAAGCAATGCTGGCGCTTGCGCCAGGGAGTTCTCTCTGGGACCTatactggagaagaaaaaacgAGCTGATTTACACAGTGCTGTTAGGCAGAAGTTCCCCTTCCTAGTCACTGTTACAAAAGACAATGAAATGATTGTGAAAGGAAATGCTGACTACAGAGAGCTTTGCCAGTTAGTGACTGAGAAGGAAACAAGcgatttctttaaatttttagaTGCAAAGCTAGaaaattctacattttcttttgagcCTGATGGACacaaagagcacagaaaagTGGTTCACCACTTTATCAAtagaaaatttggaaaaattttagaaacaaagACTTTTACCGTGACAGACATCAATGATCAGCCAAATATGTCAATAATGGTACGATTTCGAGAAAAAAGTGGGTCCAGAAAAAGGTGTGCTAGTGTTCTCAAGGAAAACCAAGATCTTTATACAGGTAAATACTACATTTTTAGCAAAAGTTTCAGATTTTACGGTGTTCTGTAGTAAGACAGATTTggaatgatttttattttatatataggCCTGGGTGATCTATTGCTTATGCTGACATAAATTCTAATGAATGCAGTGTACTTGCATCTCTGCAGAATGAAATGGCTGAATCAAGTTACTGCTGATTCTACATAAACTGTTCAGTGATAATGGTTACAGTTCTTTTGATTGTAGCACTAGCTCCCTTTGGGTtatctttctttcaaaattaactGGGGGATTTAGAACATTGCACCTTGATTTTGGACAAGTTGCTAAGGTCAAATttgatttataattttattcctTAAAGAAACTGGTTTCTGATATAGAGACTGTTTCTAGCAATAAGTCAATGCATGTTCATTGAATATTGTTGCAATATATCAGATGCAGTTTCTAAAGACAGCAGGGTTTTCTGGTTGTTCTGAAAAGTTTTGTGTACTGTGTATATTTTTCAGTgtcacttcttttaattttgtggGGTGGGAGGactttttctttacagttttcCATAGCTTGAAAGGAAGAACCTGCCTATCTGTCATAGCAGAAAATTTGTATGATTTAAAAGTGTGAAGTTCTAATAATTCTGAGATGATTGTTTCAGCTTTCAcccttcagaaagaaaatctagAAACACTAGAAGCAATTGGCTTCTTGGCTGCAGAACTTGGTGTTCTTCCTTCAGACTTCAGCTACACTGGCATCAAAGACAAGAAGGCTATTACCTACCAACCTATGGTTGTGAAGAAGGTGACTCCTGAGAGGTAATAACAATCTGGGTACATTCAGTTTAGCAcatatttttatacattaaTAAGTATCAACATGGAATGATCTTCTGAAATGTTCTTATTGATGTGTGTTTCCTTCTTCTGTATTAAAGCACAGTGGAAATTGCTTTATTACTTTGTGGCTTTAGGGCATGTACAGCTTAGCATGCAAATCCCCCCGTGTTGGAATTCAAGGGAAAGTCTTGCctttttctgtatgtttcaTAATACAAATACCCTGCATTGTGTGGGGCAGTACTCTTCATATTCATGCTCATGCAATCCACTTTACAATACTAAATACAATCCACTAGCTTGAACCAAGATGAGGTCTATACTGCGTGAGGCAAAAGGTTACCACAGGCTATCAGAATAGTCTTGCAGCCCACAGACAAGAATTAGAAGGCTTTAGACAGCTACAAGCCTAAAACAAAtcattataaatatatttcgGACTGATGTTGTCTTTTGGTGTTAAGTCAACAAGTTAAGCAAGTAAAAACTTGTATCGTCCAGGTCAGAAACATGAGACATCACCAAACCTGAGGGCAGAAATACATTCTGCATAGTGTGTCAATACTAGAAGATGTGCCTTCCCATTCCTTGTTTTTGTTATTCTCTGTAGCCAACTTGGAGGGTAAAATATATTAAGTTCTGCCATAGTAACAGTAAAAAGTTGGCTGGAGTCAAAACCAGAacatttcttcttcagctttagCTTTCTGGTGATTTTTGATCTTAGTGACAAAGTACAGCTtgcaaataaaagaaagtaGAATTAATGTTGTTTAggatttattattaataaagatatatataatttataaaatcCACTGCAAACTGAGCTTTAAGGCCAAGTTTTTCAAGAGATAGTTATAAAAACTTTGCATTAATGTTTAAATGTTAAGCAAAGCCACTAGCATAACAggggaaattatatttttatttataaaaattattttaaagttattaaaatattgcttaGAATGTAAGCTGTTATGCTgaaagtttcattttatttgaattACTATCATTCACGTAAGAACAAAGAGATTGAGTGGATACTTTAAAGGGCAAATGCTTGAACTGTTGTTAGCTGTGTTTCCAATTACAAGCATGTGGAAGCATACCCAGAGAATTGGTGTACTGAGTTTGTTTTTGTTAAGGCTGACCAAGAAAGAGCAATTGTATTTTGGAGTCTGCTAGAATACATTcgttttccttctttttgtttttgaaataaaaagcagattttttagACTGAAGAGTAAATTAGTTGTTTTccaataaaaaatacaaaaatcgGTTCAGTTGCTTTGATCAAGTTCAGTGAATTGCTTCATTCTGATAACTGTTGGGCTTCAGAATGTAAGTGCAAATGAAGCAAATACTTCAGAAGTATTTCTGCACTACAACTAAACTTTAGGACTTCCATCTCTGCGTTTGATTTGGTTTTCTCATAATAATGTTTCAGatccctttttaatttcttgtgaTTTTAATTCCAGTACAAAGATGAAGAAGACATTTATTACAAGTTGGATAGCTTCAGGAGAAGGTGGTTCATAATTTCTCCCAATTATTTGTGCAGATTGAAAGAAATTGgaagcaaaatggaaaacaagGGTTTGAGAATACACAACATCCATTCAGCAAGGCAGCACCTTAGACTTGGTCAGCTGAAGGGCAATCACTTTGATTTAGTTGTCAGAGATCTCAGGCACCACAGTCATGACTCTTCTGTAGATTTGAAGGAGAGAATATCTGAAGCAATGGAAAATGTTAAGGTAAAAACCTGTATATTCCATGCATAATTACTGTTTTCTAGAAAAGAGTGTTTTCATTCTATCTAATGGCTGTGATTTTACTGCCCACATGTGACCTAGAACTTATCAGGAG from Heliangelus exortis chromosome 1, bHelExo1.hap1, whole genome shotgun sequence harbors:
- the PUS7L gene encoding pseudouridylate synthase PUS7L isoform X1 → MLPSFSYVTHHTGFWGTIKNSPNDFVVTEIEVPQPLLGVTGAESPQKSGEALPEQSSPCLQQPKRLKAAEPPAPCAQGGPGGAPRPSEHDPDRVGSDCPATPNKSQHESEPDLKPGLREERVLDSLLGNPMSELLNKFASDLKDAWDLESNAGACAREFSLGPILEKKKRADLHSAVRQKFPFLVTVTKDNEMIVKGNADYRELCQLVTEKETSDFFKFLDAKLENSTFSFEPDGHKEHRKVVHHFINRKFGKILETKTFTVTDINDQPNMSIMVRFREKSGSRKRCASVLKENQDLYTAFTLQKENLETLEAIGFLAAELGVLPSDFSYTGIKDKKAITYQPMVVKKVTPERLKEIGSKMENKGLRIHNIHSARQHLRLGQLKGNHFDLVVRDLRHHSHDSSVDLKERISEAMENVKTKGFVNYYGPQRFGQGQNVQTDEIGLALLNEEMVKAVKLFFTPEDTDDPVNNAKRYFLQTEDAKGALVMLPEFKVREKMLLRALNRYGLNPEGCTKGWLSIPHSMRIFYVHAYCSKIWNEAASYRLKIYGSKVVEGDLVFSEENGESISLSDKVHVVTAAEESANKYSISQVVLPMVGHSIKYPSNKVGQWYHERLSKDELQICKFRVCPLQLNIPGCYRPILKNVQNLSYFLESNEKGVEVEDNHLSESKVSLHISFDLDPSCYATVCLREIMKCDF
- the PUS7L gene encoding pseudouridylate synthase PUS7L isoform X2, with the translated sequence MLPSFSYVTHHTGFWGTIKNSPNDFVVTEIEVPQPLLGVTGAESPQKSGEALPEQSSPCLQQPKRLKAAEPPAPCAQGGPGGAPRPSEHDPDRVGSDCPATPNKSQHESEPDLKPGLREERVLDSLLGNPMSELLNKFASDLKDAWDLESNAGACAREFSLGPILEKKKRADLHSAVRQKFPFLVTVTKDNEMIVKGNADYRELCQLVTEKETSDFFKFLDAKLENSTFSFEPDGHKEHRKVVHHFINRKFGKILETKTFTVTDINDQPNMSIMVRFREKSGSRKRCASVLKENQDLYTAFTLQKENLETLEAIGFLAAELGVLPSDFSYTGIKDKKAITYQPMVVKKVTPERLKEIGSKMENKGLRIHNIHSARQHLRLGQLKGNHFDLVVRDLRHHSHDSSVDLKERISEAMENVKTKGFVNYYGPQRFGQGQNVQTDEIGLALLNEEMVKAVKLFFTPEDTDDPVNNAKRYFLQTEDAKGALVMLPEFKVREKMLLRALNRYGLNPEGCTKGWLSIPHSMRIFYVHAYCSKIWNEAASYRLKIYGSKVVEGDLVFSEENGESISLSDKVVLPMVGHSIKYPSNKVGQWYHERLSKDELQICKFRVCPLQLNIPGCYRPILKNVQNLSYFLESNEKGVEVEDNHLSESKVSLHISFDLDPSCYATVCLREIMKCDF